The window ggtaaaaataatattaaatcaagcaatctgcagtatgaaaagtgtggtgaggataatgatgttctcaatttgtgtttcttttttccggagaatcaccctaTAATCACATTTCCAGCTCGTCCTAGTCCTCGGTGACCTGCACATACCGCACCGGTGCAGCAGTTTGCCGCCAAAATTCAAGAAGCTCCTGTTACCGGGCAGGATACAACACATACTCTGTACTGGAAACCTCTGTACTAAAGAGTCATATGACTACCTAAAGACCTTAGCTAGCGATGTTCATGTTGTACGAGGGGACTTTGATGAGGTTTGTAAGAATAAGGCTGTAATTACtgatacaatacaaataaatataaaatatgttaaacaagTGGTCATTtttcgaataatattattaataagtttttgatttttgtgttgGAGGAAACTAATATAACCTTTGAacctttaaaatagtttcttataGTTAAGATCTTGGGGCTTCATATCTGACTGAAGATGTTAATTCTGATTTGAAATGACTGGCTGTAGGACTAGTGGTTAGTGAGCCTGTCTGCTACACAGGctgtgggtttgattcccactcaggacaaatgtttatgcaACCAGGTTTATCATTTTTGTCTTGgtgtaatttacaaaaaatatgtatgtatttagaaatttataagtatgtttatctgCTGTCTGGTACTCATATTaaaagctttacttagtttgaggctagatggtgTTGTAGGAACTTATCAAATATACCATATTAAAAATGTGGTGTTTAAtccataatatgttttttaatctaGCTCTCTTTGTCCCACAGCTAGGCTAAGGCCTGCTCGAAATCTAATCCACTatcttttctaaaatatttcagaacTCCACATACCCAGAACAGAAAGTGATAACTGTTGGTCAATTCCGCATCGGTCTCATCCATGGTCATCAGGTCGTACCGTGGGGTGATGAAGAGTCCCTGGCTCTCGTACAGAGACAGTTAGATGTTGACATACTGATATCTGGTCACACACATCGGTTTGAAGCCTACGAGCATGAGAACAAGTTTTACATCAATCCTGGATCAGCTACTGGGGCTTACAGTCCTTTGTTTAGGTAGGTTATGAAAGGTTATAATGGTGCTAATTTACACATTAGCAGCTGGAAGGCTGGATATTACACAGCTGAAGGGCatactggttactggtgatgggctcctttttccgcacgtaggctctaagtcggcccattgtgcgtcaggtggctttgggaggctgtaaGTCCAGCCATCCCTAcaccctccagaagcgcagaattctcctgggacgttcgcaggcttctgtgacggagctggAGGGcattgtaatgaaatatgttgtGTGAATAATTTAGGCTCCATAAGGTTACAAAGGTTATCATATTACAAAGGTTCTTGCAAGCCAGTTCTCTTTCTTGAACTTGGGTTGACATGCTATTGGGTGtgtagattaatagtattataaaaataaatattactacttcataatttataaagGTGCCTCaaacaaaatagattaaataagtCATTGattattaaacataaatctCTGTGACATGATGATATGgctttataatgtttaattttgtttataataagtgAACTATCGTTACATCACATTATCACAAGTAAACTGCAAAGCATCTACCAGatatttttcctaaatttattttcatattttggcTGGCATCAtttcatacagttttttttgaaaataacctTTACATATCTTGTTACAGAAACGCTACTCCATCATTCGTCCTTATGGACATCCAGAGTTCGACAGTCGTCACATACGTATACAAACTCCTCGGAGACGAGGTCAAGGTCGAAAGGATTGAGTATAAGAAAGCATAGAATTGGTTGTATATGCAAAAAGGTTAAAGTTATGTAAGACATTATTGAATATGTAGACTGTAATAGCTTAACTATTGGATTGCTGTAAGCAGTAAGAGATGTTTGATATGATTTAATCTGTCCTCAAAAATGAAGAACACTTAAAGATAGAGGGAAATTAACCATCAGATATGTAACTCATGATACCACCCTCTATATTACGCCCGAAATATTACACACATTATCCTACACAGGGTGAGGTCTGCGCCCAACAGTGGCACTTATATCGCTGGTATTATTAGTCGGTCACGTTAGACGTGAGATTTTCCAAAGGTGCCTCAAAGATCAAACAATGCGCCATTTCAAAGAAGTTCTGAGAGTGATCCTTTAGTTAAACTGTTACAGTCAAGTGAATGTCTCACGAAAGCTATTATAcaagaatattatttagattaagTTATGTAAGTTTGGAATGAGAAATGatgtatttacataatgtatgtaaaaataaattaagctcATTGTGTCCCTGTGAAATACACATGTGTgagattttttgtattcttattaCTAAACTTGTGTACATGGCCCCTATtaaatttgagattttttagattaaatttgaaattattcctattctcttaagcattttgccaacacattCATTGGGAATTCATTGTATTGATGTTGAGTGTACCATCCCGTACCAAATTTCCAATTGTTGTGtaggaaaaatacttaaaagaatacgaaaatgtcattttaagccaattttcattcatttattctgttattttaagcagggagaaatctgaaaattattaaagttcTGCCCAGTCTAGCTATTCTacacttacaaaatattgtaaaaaggtTGCCATTGTTTTGAGTATGTAAGATTACTTACGGCTGTGTGTAATCTTTTtggctataaatatttgtaaataataactatttattactaactaagattttatactttcataaagttaaaaaatcttagtaagtgttttgtccaaaaaaaatacagattaaaaataaaacgcgaccgTATACAATAAAGTCGTTTACtgaatatatatgtatttctatGAGAAATTGATCAACACCTGGTTTTTGAAGTAACCAAcctttaagtatgttttttttatacatacgcAGTCTAAAAGTTTTTCATCACGATGCCATCtcctaaattaaaatgtaactggAATTTAAAATAGTCGATTATAATATTGATCTGTGTCAGCCTTTTTGTTATGCATGTAAATgataatgtatgtattaaatgtatttatctaagttttaaagtaatgttaataaatatttgtatatattatataggtatttaaaattgcgttttcttttttatgttttccttaTAACTTGAAGAATGAaacagaaagaaagaaagaggGAGGAAATAGAGGCTTTTGCTTCTTACTAGCCcaagtaaatttattaatattttagtagctTGATCAATGTAAATTGGAAAACtagaatttttcaaattcagCTGGATGAATGTTGACCCCGAcctcgtccgcgtggttagaagatataagttaagcgGAAGCCctcaaaaagaaatatttttccccgtttttgccccattttccattgtatcttcgctcctattagttgcagcgtgatgttatatagcctaaaaccttccaaaatgaatggtctattgaacacaaataatttttcaatttgaaccagtagttcctgagattagcgcgttcaaacaaacaaacaaacaaattcttcagctttatatattagtatagagtatagataaagtgaaaaaaagatatattggtaaaacattctgcatttgtttacaaaaataaagattactgtaatttattgtttttaattaactaagtcACGGTTAAGTGCGAAGTTCTACAAAATCACAGCAATAatacagtaaaaacaaaaacattttttacaaacacatttcatttaaaatccgACCTTGCGCTGATGTTTTATAGTATATAATCGCGTGTACATATATCATATGATTTGTTGCTTATATATTTCAATGGGAGTTCGACCTTATATCTGAAGAGTTAAAGTACATAATGGTTTGAGGATTGAATAACTGGTGTGTATAGCGTGTTCCATTGAAGCGAGGTTTTAAGGTCGATGGCTTTACGCTGTGTTTAGATGAGTTTCCACGTAGATTTTCTTTGGGTAAAGGAAAATATAGCTATAGATTTTTTTCTGCTATTTAGTGATTATTTATTAAGGGCTTGTTTTACAATCGCCATGTAAGTTCCCGTAAAATTAACAACAGATTTCTTCACACGAAGAAagacaattttttatatttatatgccAGATAGCTAGTCAAGGCTACGTTCTGTCCCGGCATTCTCACAAAAACGGGAAACACCGCgttgtaaactgaagtccacgcggacggagtcgcgggcaacagctagttagtataTTTACCAATAaagataatgataataaaaaaaagcaatgttTACATATCTACTAaagcttgtaaataaataacatcttaAACTTGTTTACGTGAGTAAGCCCACGTTAAAGACACTAAtcacacaataattaaataaggaaAGAGATCGGTCCTTAtcgttataacaacaataattattggaGGAGACAGTAATTAACCTAAATTGCAATAGTTTGGCCTACGTGTGGCACAATGCGTAGGGCCAGTGGCAAGTGATAAGGCCGAGTTCAGATGCACGacgatttctttttaatggGACAAGCTTACAGCATAGCATTAGCATATTCCCATAATAGGGTTTTTGGCACATAACAATATCTGTTTATGCAGAGAGATTTCCAAATAATATTGGATaggtacgattttttttaactcgtTAACAAAAGTTGAAGGGGATACAAAAAAcactcgtgtgacgtcacttaccagtaagtgatgttactagctaGCCCCCACTGCCATACATTTTATCATCTTTGTGCTTTTTATACTAGCTTtataatgatgtgataaaatgaaaaaatcgtttttaatatttttgggaaacctgtCTGACAGACTGCTTAGCTTTCTGGCAACCAGGATGTAGGTACAATATATTTAAGcatttgcttttaataaaattttagataaatatattgtaCACCTTCACGTCACGTGCACATGAAGACAtctagactcaaaacaagcattcgccCATCACGCAAAAGCTTGCCTTACGTGGAATCAAACTCGCAACATGTCAAACTTAGATAATTATGTCAAAGGATGACACAATTATCTAATATAGGtactaatatttattgattttatctcTTTATTGAACACATGTGAACACGGCATTACAATATAATCTCCAAATATTGTCCTAACTGTCTACTTCCCACTATCTATTGTGATTGACAGAGCCACGTTAAGCTGTGTCATCTCACACAAATCACCCTTATGCCGTAGCACTAAAGATCATAATCCCGTGCGCTGTGTATGTACTTGTTACTATGAAGATCGTATTTGTTTACAACTTTTGGCTTTGAAGCCGCTGTAGCTTAGCttagcttattttttaatttaattcaagtgGCAAGAAATCGCAAAAGGTAGAGAAGTTTGGTAGGAGAAAGGAAGGTTCTTGCCCGGCTGTGGGATTATTATTATGCAAGTTGCTGTAACAAAAGCTTTAAACGGTTTGAGATTGGTAATTTTTTTAGAAgcaaaaacaagattttttttttgaaatgattcctttacctacttataataatgtaaatctaCCAAGAATGAAGTATCCAAATAGATTTTGATGATTTCTTTTCGCTGAGATTCCGATAGAGAATAATGCGGGATTGAAGAGAATATCGTGTAAAATGGGAGGAGCAAATACTCGATATAAAATAACTCACTCAATAACTCGATCAAATACAATGGTTTAACTGTTTTTGTCCAAAAACTGGACTTATGGGTACCCCAAAAATTCCTTATTTGCCGCAAAAATACAGCACCACATTAGAAAcgtatttctttaaaacaaacctaCGATAAGTATTAAGTTTTCTTTGCCCCCACATAAAGCGCTTTTCTGCTAAATGGTCATAGGCCCTAAACACAAGGCACATGGCGCCGCACAAATCCTCTCCCTTTCTCCTCCCGACGAAGGGACACGAATAAAACCGAACGCgcgttccaaattcaaatcaGTCCAATAGTTATCGAGAAGTGCATCGCACGCGCTTACAAGCGGTCTGAAATGTCGAAATAattcataagaaaaaaaaaagttttttatgtgATTAAAGCAAgaactgaaaacaaaatggcgttGTCTATTGTGAGATTTGGATTGAGAACGGTTATGAATTTTGAGAGGAATGCAGCTGTTTTGTCTGTGGTCAGTGCACCGAAACAATTTAAAGTAAGTagagaattaaattaattaatgaaattgttataatgttAAGTGTCGTTGACATTGCATGGCCGATGCATTCTTGGTGCGTCGAGCGTAACTGCATTTGAAGCAAACTGGTATTTTAACACCGTATGAATAGGTGGCACCTATATAATTAACTGCAGTTTACTATTACAGATCTACATTTAAACTATTTTCAATGttatgaaaaaaggaaaaatatttatttgattcattCAAAGGGTAGGAATTGTTTCTCAAACttttttgatagaaaatatattacgaTTACCTAGCTGCAACTTGTCTTGCATTACGGCCTTAGTAAAATACACATCGTTATGTCTCCCATCTAGTAATTAAGCCAATTACTAAtagttaattatgtaattaaatagaaaCTTGTAAACTGAATTGTTGTACCTACtcacaaaatacttaaaacaaccGAACAAGCGAAGACATGCGacatcatatttttgtaaatagcaaaatcgtACCTAAAATTTTTTTGACCGACTGTGCGAAGTAATGTGTTTCAGGGATATTCATTCAAATAATTCACATAAAAATTACTTCAATGGATTTGTCTCTTCTTGTAATTAGGTGTgtaagaacaataaaattcctttaaataatttaactttcaaattGCTCTTAGTTACGTATTCTCAGGTCCGAAAGGTCACATAGGTTTGCATATTACTTTGCCTACAAACGTTATAACTAAATTCCATTTtcttaagtacctacctaagtgCTGGGTGCCTACCACCTGCCTGAACAAATTTGGGACATAGATGGTTTAGAAATTTAGAACCTTTTTTTTACCCGGGGCTATCTTCATGGACTTTCGCCGCTAGTCACGTTAAATAAGACGGTCTtaagccaaaaaaatattcccttatcgtaaaaaaatattaattaagtaatatacACATCCATTAGCATTTCGGATAGTTACAGTTAAATTGATCcattattttgtcattaaatTTACCCATTtagatgttataaaataattactacgAGCCTATAAGAATCCTATTTCTATACACTATATTTTTTCCTGTAAACGGAAAGATTGAGCATTCAACAAGCTTTTTCACTGCGGATTAGAAATTCCAGCTTACAATATTTGAAACCTGTGTCTCCTTGGGATGTTTTCATTCatcgtttgtcagtggtgtcttaaattaattaagaaagtacaatAATTCGGTTCTAAGAATGTTTTATTctacgtattttaaaaataaacaaagttcctttaaaaacaaatgcaacatCACATAATCGCCACAAAAGTGCATAACTGATAACCTATAATAAGTCAATGCCTTGGCAACACTAATTACATTCAATAATGATCTCTATTCACTAGTTTTAAGTGCGATAATTGTGTGACCGTTTTGCTATTGTTTGTAGGTCAGCTTGGTGTTtatcatattgttttaaatagaggcttttttattatctatttggGTTCAATGTGCACGAGGTTTGTAAAGGCGAGTGTGAACTTATCATCGACTGAATGTAGCTGTCTCAATTATGGGCATAGACCCTTTCATTAATGAGAAAGAATGTCAATAAAGTTCACTTTTAGTATATGTGGACCTTATAATATGTGCCTTATGCCTAGAATCGCGGATTATCTGATACTAGCTgatgctcgcgacttcgtccccgtgggtagaagatataagttatgatttatacctgccctgtttttttccacattttccattgtatctttgctcctatcagtcgcagcgtgatggtttatagcccatagccttcctcaatgaatggtctattcaacacaaaaataatttttcaatttggatttgtagttcctgagatttgcgcgttcaaacaaacaaacaaactcttcagctttgtatattaagCATAGATTAACAATGTCGTATGATGTGTTTCTATTGCCGCTAtacagaacaaacatctaatatTTTGAGGTTACTTAAGTAACTAAGAGTTAATTTTGGTGGTGGGCTACCAATTTCATACGGGATTTGAATACTGAAACTGatatacttgaaaaaaaatatttataaatattaatctgtCTCCTTCATTAAAATGACAGACagaaattggtcacccatccaatttTTGAgctcttattattattttcattattaaatttggTGTTTGGTGGCCATAGAAATACATCTTCTGTAACAGTTTCATCATGGTTCATGAATCATGAGGTAAGGCCCGGTGACAGATGGATGGACAGGCGGAAAGAGAGCAAAGCCGAAGAAATAGGGTTCTGATTCTCCCTTAGGATTCGGGCcctaaaaaatacataccagttttcttagaaaaaaaaatctttgttataCAATAATAGTTAACTACAATTACTTAACGACTTATGATTAACAGCATAACAACCTTGATATAATGTTGTTTGTGACTGGTCAGTGGTATACGTGAGCGAGGTCAATTTTGGTAtaaacaatcataataatatgtaacattgTTAGATAAAGGTACGTAGTTCGGCCCTTCACAAGGACAGACGGATGTGCTGGTAGCAGAATAATAACAATGTTGTTTGTAAACATGTCtggttgtttaaaaatattgattagaTAGAAGTGCAAAAAACTTTAACTTATTggaatattgttgtttattatttgctaaTTTTCCCGCTGTTCTTTGAAACCTGAAAAGGTTCCTGCAGTAACGCagtaacacataaaaaaatagtcataaatTATAGAAATTTGTTTCGTTCTAATACTACGAATGCGAAAAttcgtatgtatggatgtttttttttttatctttcacaCAAACACCACTAAAcgaatttagatgaaacttggtacacagatagttcataaTCGGAATTAGCACATAGCATAGTATATATTCCGATTTGATATTTTCGTGggattatttactatttttaaccTGTGGGCCCGCGGCTAGtgaaatattttcttgatattcaattttgaatttttgctTTTCTCTTGTCGAAAACCATTTTCGATTACTTATTCATTCAGCTTTAAAAGGGAACATAAGTAAGTTTTCTAATACAGTGGAATTCACTTGTTTGTAATGATCTTATAGTTGAGCATATAGACtctatttaaactttcatggaTGCTTTCAAACAAGTTTAGTTGGAAAAAGTGGTAAAGATATTTCAATTGATCAACTAACATTTCAAATACGTAGAACATGGAATTTAAATGATGATATTTACTTTTACGTGTTTTGAATATTTGCTAAACAGACCAATTTGTATCTACCGCTGATGAATAAGTATAAACTGTTTCaccacaaaatatttcaacataaaCTTACGATAATTTGATTGTCATTGTGTTCTAAcgacctatttattttaattgataacatTTCATTGTTTTGTAGATGCATTAAAAACTGGTTGGTATATCACGGGCTCCCGACACCTAGGgtacaaaaaagaaatcatttattctgttaaTAGGTTaggtcatcacttttacatgtcttttttaagAAGGCTGACAACCCTGACaagaaatatcgaaacaaactcagggggaACACTAATCTCAATTTCAACGATTTCTCTACACAAAAACTATTCATCGATGTACACACAAGAATCTAACATAACACCTAATAATGTCTTAATACCAATATAACTTGCTTGACTTGAGTTACATAACCGTTGTTA is drawn from Trichoplusia ni isolate ovarian cell line Hi5 chromosome 18, tn1, whole genome shotgun sequence and contains these coding sequences:
- the LOC113502938 gene encoding vacuolar protein sorting-associated protein 29 gives rise to the protein MLVLVLGDLHIPHRCSSLPPKFKKLLLPGRIQHILCTGNLCTKESYDYLKTLASDVHVVRGDFDENSTYPEQKVITVGQFRIGLIHGHQVVPWGDEESLALVQRQLDVDILISGHTHRFEAYEHENKFYINPGSATGAYSPLFRNATPSFVLMDIQSSTVVTYVYKLLGDEVKVERIEYKKA